Proteins from a single region of Haemorhous mexicanus isolate bHaeMex1 chromosome 4, bHaeMex1.pri, whole genome shotgun sequence:
- the AADAT gene encoding kynurenine/alpha-aminoadipate aminotransferase, mitochondrial isoform X1 has product MNYSRFITTVSAARKASPIRLLTELMQKSPPSLISLAGGTPNPNVFPFKRATVDIGHGTPIEIGEDLMKRALQYSASAGIPELLSWLKDFQRNLHDPPTANYSPEQGQMEVCVTTGSQEGLCKVFEMLINPGDNILLDAPTYSGTLAALRPLGCNIINIPSDQHGIIPKALKEILSAWSPEDVKNCSNHLPKFLYTIPNGCNPTGNSLSAERKKEIYQLARKYDFLIIEDDPYYFLQFEKPWAPTFLSMDVDGRVIRTDSFSKILSSGLRIGFLTGPKPLIDRVVLHIQVSTMHTSTFTQIMISQLLQQWGQKGFLEHIDRVVDFYRIQRDAMLTAADKWLKDLAEWYPPAAGMFLWIKIKGISDTHQLIMEKALKKEVLLVPGGAFNIDSSEPSSYVRASFSLPSPAQMDLAFKRLADLIKESL; this is encoded by the exons ATGAATTACTCTAGGTTCATCACCACTGTGAGTGCAGCAAGAAAAGCATCTCCAATAAGGCTGCTGA CTGAATTGATGCAGAAGTCTCCTCCATCTCTTATCTCTCTGGCTGGAGGGACACCAAACCCTAATGTTTTTCCATTTAAGAGGGCAACTGTTGACATTGGACATGGAACACCTATTGAGATTGGGGAAGATCTGATGAAGAGAGCTCTCCAGTACTCAGCCTCAGCAGG GATTCCAGAGCTGTTGTCCTGGCTAAAAGATTTCCAGCGGAACTTACACGATCCCCCCACAGCCAATTACAGTCCTGAGCAAGGACAGATGGAAGTGTGTGTCACAACTGGCAGCCAGGAAGGCTTGTGTAAA gtGTTTGAAATGCTCATTAATCCTGGAGACAACATCCTTTTGGATGCACCCACATACTCGGGGACACTAGCAGCT CTGAGACCCTTGGGTtgtaatataattaatattccTAGTGACCAACATGGCATTATTCcaaaagctttaaaagaaattctgtCTGCTTGGAGCCCAGAGGATGTAAAAAATTGCAGCAATcacctccccaaattcctgtaCACTATTCCAAATGGATGCAACCCAACTGGCAACTCACTGAGCGCAGAGCGCAAAAAGGAGATTTACCAG CTTGCAAGAAAATATGATTTTCTCATAATAGAAGATGATCCTTACTACTTTCTTCAGTttgaaaag CCATGGGCTCCAACTTTTCTCTCAATGGATGTGGATGGCCGAGTTATCAGGACCGACTCTTTCTCTAAAATTCTCTCATCTGG TTTAAGGATAGGTTTTCTGACGGGTCCCAAGCCTCTCATTGACAGAGTTGTTCTACACATTCAGGTGTCAACGATGCATACCAGCACTTTCACACAG atTATGATATCGCAGCTGCTTCAGCAATGGGGACAAAAGGGTTTCTTGGAGCATATAGACAG AGTGGTGGACTTCTACAGGATCCAGCGGGATGCAAtgctcactgctgctgacaAGTGGTTGAAAG acTTGGCAGAATGGtaccctcctgctgctggcatgtTCTTATGGATCAAAATTAAGGGTATTTCTGATACACACCAGCTGATAATGGAAAAGGCTTTGAAGAAAGAA GTATTACTGGTTCCTGGAGGAGCATTCAATATTGATAGTTCAGAGCCTAGTTCTTATGTCAGAGCCTCCttctctctgccttctcctgcccAGATGGATCTg
- the AADAT gene encoding kynurenine/alpha-aminoadipate aminotransferase, mitochondrial isoform X2, translating to MNYSRFITTVSAARKASPIRLLTELMQKSPPSLISLAGGTPNPNVFPFKRATVDIGHGTPIEIGEDLMKRALQYSASAGIPELLSWLKDFQRNLHDPPTANYSPEQGQMEVCVTTGSQEGLCKVFEMLINPGDNILLDAPTYSGTLAALRPLGCNIINIPSDQHGIIPKALKEILSAWSPEDVKNCSNHLPKFLYTIPNGCNPTGNSLSAERKKEIYQLARKYDFLIIEDDPYYFLQFEKPWAPTFLSMDVDGRVIRTDSFSKILSSGLRIGFLTGPKPLIDRVVLHIQVSTMHTSTFTQIMISQLLQQWGQKGFLEHIDRYYWFLEEHSILIVQSLVLMSEPPSLCLLLPRWIWPSRDWLTL from the exons ATGAATTACTCTAGGTTCATCACCACTGTGAGTGCAGCAAGAAAAGCATCTCCAATAAGGCTGCTGA CTGAATTGATGCAGAAGTCTCCTCCATCTCTTATCTCTCTGGCTGGAGGGACACCAAACCCTAATGTTTTTCCATTTAAGAGGGCAACTGTTGACATTGGACATGGAACACCTATTGAGATTGGGGAAGATCTGATGAAGAGAGCTCTCCAGTACTCAGCCTCAGCAGG GATTCCAGAGCTGTTGTCCTGGCTAAAAGATTTCCAGCGGAACTTACACGATCCCCCCACAGCCAATTACAGTCCTGAGCAAGGACAGATGGAAGTGTGTGTCACAACTGGCAGCCAGGAAGGCTTGTGTAAA gtGTTTGAAATGCTCATTAATCCTGGAGACAACATCCTTTTGGATGCACCCACATACTCGGGGACACTAGCAGCT CTGAGACCCTTGGGTtgtaatataattaatattccTAGTGACCAACATGGCATTATTCcaaaagctttaaaagaaattctgtCTGCTTGGAGCCCAGAGGATGTAAAAAATTGCAGCAATcacctccccaaattcctgtaCACTATTCCAAATGGATGCAACCCAACTGGCAACTCACTGAGCGCAGAGCGCAAAAAGGAGATTTACCAG CTTGCAAGAAAATATGATTTTCTCATAATAGAAGATGATCCTTACTACTTTCTTCAGTttgaaaag CCATGGGCTCCAACTTTTCTCTCAATGGATGTGGATGGCCGAGTTATCAGGACCGACTCTTTCTCTAAAATTCTCTCATCTGG TTTAAGGATAGGTTTTCTGACGGGTCCCAAGCCTCTCATTGACAGAGTTGTTCTACACATTCAGGTGTCAACGATGCATACCAGCACTTTCACACAG atTATGATATCGCAGCTGCTTCAGCAATGGGGACAAAAGGGTTTCTTGGAGCATATAGACAG GTATTACTGGTTCCTGGAGGAGCATTCAATATTGATAGTTCAGAGCCTAGTTCTTATGTCAGAGCCTCCttctctctgccttctcctgcccAGATGGATCTg